CCTGGGCCGGTCCCAGGTGGGAGAATTTGCCTTCGCCGCTTCCCAGCGGGAGAAGGAGAGCGCCGAGGAGTACCTTCTCAAGGCGACCGAAATGGACCCGAGGATGCCGGAGCCGTACAAGGCGCTGGGGGACCTTTACGGGGAATGGGAGATGTACGCCGAGGCGGCGGCGATGTACAAAAAATACCTCAAGGTAAACCCCAAGGCGTCCGATCGAAGCCGTGTCGAGAGTCAGATCGGCAAGATGGAAAGGAAAGCGAGATGAGAAGAGCCGCGGTTAACCTGGCAGCACCCATGACCTGCATCCTGCTTGCCGTCGCCTGCGTCGGGGTGTCGGAGGCCGCATCGGTAAAGCTGCGGTACGGCTTTCAAACCGGATCGGTTTACAGGGTGACCGAGCAGTACCACGACGTCGGCAAGTCGGTCACCGAAATGAACGTCATGGGGCAGCAGCAGACCATGGAAACCCCCACAGACCAGGTGTCCTCAGGCACCTGGAAGGCGAAGGTGGTAGGCAAAGTCGCAGGCGGCGTCAAACTGGCCGTTGAATACGGCCAGTACAAGGGAGGGGAGCGGTGGGCCTCCAACAAGATGGAGACGGGCGATATCTTCGGCAGCAGCAGCGCCGAGGTTGTGGTGCATCCTGTCGACGGGGCCGTTAAGGTCGTGGCCAGTCCCGCCGGGGACCAGACGGTCGAGATCATCTACCAGGGCCGTTTCGCGTGGATGCCGGAACTGCCGGAAGGCCCTGTCGGTGTGGGCAGCGAGTTCACCCACGAGTATGTGCTCCAGTCCGGGATGTACAACATCAAGGCTACGGATGAGTATTACCTCGCCGGGATCAAGGGCGGGTTTGCCACCTTCGATGTGGAAACGAGGCAGCTCATGGTGATCAGAATGGACCAGGGGGCCGGCGGTGGCGGGGCCATACCCGGTATGGCCATGGCGGACATGAAACTGGCCTACAAGGGGGAGGGGACCGCCGTTTTCGACCTGAAGGAGGGGATCTTCGTCGAGCGGGAAGGCAGGATGTCCTACTCCAACCTGGACAGCGGCCAGACAAATACCATGGGGATGGCCTTCTCCACGAGGATGACCGGGGTAGCAAGATACAAATGGGAAATGGAACGCCAATAAAGGCTACGCCTTTATTGGCGTATTGTCTGGGGGCTGGGAAAAACAGGGTGAACAGCGACTTGGCGATAGGGCGACCCTCTTTCGTATAAAGCTTCCACCGGCACTCTTCGAGCTATGGGGGACAAGTCGGAGGGCAGGCTGAGCGAGGTGGTGAAAAGGCCGTCATTTCGTGACTCCTCCGTGTTTGTCATCGCGAGCCGTGACCAGAGCGAAGCGATCTCACAGCGAGGGCCGTAAAGGCCGTAATTCCGGAAATCGACGCCCGGTGCGCGATTATCCGGAATCCAGGGGGAATATCCGAAACAGAGAAACAGGGAAAAGGCTGAAACATGAAACCTGAAAAACTTCACTACCACGGGGGAAGTGGAACGAATCTATCGATCAATCCGGGTTCGGCTCTGGTCGCAAAAACGATCTTTTTTATAACCCTGGCCATTTTCCTGTTCAGTGCTTCCCCCGCCATGGCTACCGAGGATTACGCGGCCGAGACGGGGCAGGGATGCCCGGTGTGCCATATCTCGGCCTCCGGCGGCGGCGGGCTGACCCAGGCCGGGGAGTCCTACAGTGAAGATCCGGGAAACTGGCGGCCGCCGGTGAGTTCAGGAAGAAAGACTCCCGTGTACCTTCGCATCGCTCACGTTGTGGTCCTGTACGGTCACCTCTTTTTCGGGATCATCTGGATCGGGACCATTTTCTACGTCCACCTTGTGCTCAAGCCCAGGTATGCCCTGGGAGGTCTTCCCAGATCGGAACTGAGGCTCGCCTGGATGTCCATGCCCATCCTCGCCGTGTCGGGGGTGCTTCTCACATTCTGGAGGTTGCGCCTGGCTCCAGGGCTCTTTTCCTCCCTTTTCGGGAAGCTGCTTCTCGTAAAAATGGCTGTCTTCGGACTCATGGTTTCATCGGCCGCCTTTGTCACCCTCTACGTGGGGCCCCGGTTAAAGGCCCTGGCCGCCATGCACGGGCCTGTGGAGGACGAGCCCGGGAAGGACAGGTACACCCTGGAAGAACTGAGGGATCATGACGGCGCCCAGGGCCAAAGGGTTTTTATCGCGGCCAATGGAAAGGTTTATGATGTTTCGTCGAGTCCCATGTGGAAGGGGGGGACGCACGCCAGGCGCCACAAGGCCGGGGCGGACCTCACCGAATTCCTCAAGGACGCCCCTCACGAATCGAACGTCCTGGACAGGTACGAAATGGTGGGGGAGCTTGACGTGAAAACCGCTCAGGTCCCTGCCGTGGTGAGGATCTTCACCGTGAACGCCTACTTCAACCTCATCGGGTGCTTTGTCATAATCCTCGTTCTCGTTCTGTGGAGATGGTAATGCCCATTGAGGACGAAAAGTAAGTCACGGCCACAGAATCAGTCACAGTCTCAGGCTCAGTAATCGCTCCAGCAAGATAACCAGGGGAGGAAGGGGATGAAGGCAGTCCGGTTTCATACCTCCTCCCTTCTGCCTCCCGCCTTCTCCCTACTTTTTCCTCGTCGGCGGCGCCATGAACTCCGGGCCTACCGGATCGGTGACCGTTTCAGACAGGATCGTGTCTATCACTGCCATGTCCTCTTCGGTAAGTGACCAGCCGAACGCCTCCTCTACCGCGTCCAGTTGACCCGGATGCCTTCCGCCCCAGAGGGCGATTTCCACTCCCCGGTCGAGGATCCACCGTACGGCCAGGGCCATCACTGTTTTTCCGTAACGCTCCCGTGCCAGGCTGTTAAGGCGGGTCACTGCTTCGAGGTACTGTCCAAAACGGGGCTGCTTGAACTTGGGGTCCCATTTCCGCAGGTCATCGCCGGAAAACTCCGTGTCCGGCCGCATCCTTCCCGAGAGCAGGCCCCTGCACAGGGCACCGTAGGTGAGAAGGGCAACCCCGTTTTCCTGACACCAGGGCAGGACATCAGCCTCGATCCCGCGTTCGAAGAGGTTGTAGGGCGGCTGAGCGGTTGAGAGCCTCGCCTCCCTGGAAAAAGAAGCCATTTCCTCCGGGGAGTAGTTGCTCACACCGACGGCCCGGATTTTCCCCTCCTCGACAAGGCGCTGCATCTGCTCCGCGGTTTCCTCCCTGGCCACAAGGGGATCCGGCCAGTGGACCTGGTACAGGTCGATAACATCCACATCGAGGCGGCGCAGGGAATCCTCAACCTCAAGTCTGATCCTCTCCCCCGTTGAGTTGCGGAAGACCTTGTTCTCCTTCCACTCCAGACCCACCTTGGTGGCCACGATGACCTTGTCCCGATCCAGCCCTTTAAGGGCTTTCCCCACGATCTCCTCTGACTTGCCGAAGCCGTAAACGGGAGCTGTGTCGATGAGGGTGATCCCCATCTCCACCGCCCGATGAATCGTGTTGATGGACTCCCGCTTGTCGGTCCCTCCCCACATCCATCCGCCGATGGCCCAGGTGCCAAGGCCCACCCTTGAAATCTGCATGTCCGTTCCCGGAACTGTGACGTATTCCATCTCGATCCTCCATTTGCAGTTCAGTGCGAAGAGCCTTTCGGCAAGACCCCTTCGACAAGTTCCCCTCGACCAGGCTCCCTTCCATGACCTTCCACCTTCGCGTAAACCTCCTTCGCTGAAGAACAATAAATACAGTGTAGCAGATTGCACCGGGAACCTGCCGGAGGACCCCACACAGACTCCTGGTGTGATAAACTTCTTTCACTTGACCACGCACAACGTACAGGCGGACAGTTGTTCCAGGTCCGAGGGGAGGTGCATTGAATGAAGTTATCACAGACTCAAAAAATGATCCTTCTCGCAGCCCTGGCTTTTTCCCTCTTCTCCGTTTCCTCCGCCCTGGCGACGACCGACTACGCTGCAAAAACGGGTCAGGGGTGTTCGGTGTGCCATATCTCGGCATCCGGTGGCGGAAGCCTGACGCCGGCAGGGGAATCTTACGGCGAAGATCCTGGAAACTGGCAGCCACCGGTGAGTTCAGGGAAAAAGATATCCCTGTACCTTCGCATCGCCCACGGAGTGATCCTGTACGCCCACTTCTTTTTCGGGATTATCTGGATCGGGACGATCCTGTACGTCCATCTGGTGCTCAAGCCCAGGTACGCTCTGGGAGGTCTTCCCAGGTCGGAACTGAGGCTGGCATGGGTGTCCATGCCAGCCGTCGCGCTGTCAGGTGTGCTCCTTACCATCTGGAGGGTCCACCTGGCCCCGGGGATTTTTTCCACTGTGTTCGGGAAACTTCTTCTCGTGAAGATAACAGTTTTCGGTTTGATGCTGTCGTCGGCCACCTTCGTCACTCTTTACATCGGGCCCCGGTTAAGAGCCCTGGCGGCCGCGCACCGGGCTGTGGAAGACGAACCCGGGAAGGACAGGTACAGCTTGGAGGAACTGAGGGACCACGATGGCTCCCGGGGAGGCAGGATCCTGGTTGCGGCACATGGAAAGGTTTACGATGTTTCTGCAAGTCACCTGTGGAGGGGAGGGATGCACGCCGGACGCCACAAGGCCGGGGAGGACCTGACCGGGTATCTGAACGACGCCCCCCACGGGCCGGATGTCCTGGACAGATACGAAAAAGCGGGGGCACTCGTCCGGGCTACCGGCAAGGTTCCCCCCGTGGTTCGGATCTTCACGGTGAACGCGTACTTCAACCTCATGGGGTGCTTTCTCATCATCCTGGTCATGGTGTTGTGGAGGTGGTAAAGGGCAGTCCCATGTCCAAAGTCCAACCGAAGGTTGGCATCACCTTCCGGGCCATGCGCCCCGGCGAGGAGATGGAAGTCTGCCATCTTGTCCACAGCTCTTTTGACCATTCGGTGGCCGCTGCCTTTACGAAAAGGGGCCAGGGTAACTTTAAAAAATACGCTGAACCTGAAGAGATGGCACGAAGGGTCCGGGAAGGCCATTTCGTTCTGCTGGCACTGGCAGACGGCCATATTGCCGGGATGATCGAGATGCGGCATTATCGCCATGTTTCCCTGTTTTTCGTGGGACCGGAACTCCAGGGGAGGGGGATCGGGGAAGAACTTCTTGAGAGAGCCATTGAGCTCAGCCGCTCGGTAAATCCACACCTCGGGAGCGTGACGGTCAACTCATCCCCCAACGCCCGCGGTGCCTATGAGCGGATGGGGTTTACAGGCACAGGGAGGGAACAGGACATCAACGGAGTGCGATCCGTTCCCATGAGAAAGGTATTGTGAAAAGATCAGGAGCCATCCTCCTTCGCCAAGGCTTCCACCGTCGCTCTTTGAGCTTTGGCGGACAAGTCGGAGGATAGGGGGGTCAGCTAAAAGCTACCAGCTACCACTGCGCCCGGGGAGGGTGCCCGGATCAATGATGAACAGGTTGGATCATTGATCCGTGAGGAGAGGGAAAACCACGCTTTTCCCTCTCCGTGGAGCGGGAAGTCCCGGCTGGACTTTCCGCGACCCTGTCAATAGAGGTGACATGAAAAGTTTTCTTAAGGCTTTAGTGGCCTGTTCCGTGGTGGTAGATCCCGTGGGCACCTCCCTGGTGTTCAATGCCCCCACTGGCGGAAATGATGAGCCTTACAGCCGGAAGATGGCCTCCCGTGATGTCGTCCTGTCCACCGGCTTGGTGTTGTTTTTCGGTTTTCTTTTTTCAAAGGCTCTTGTCCGCCTCGTCGGCCAGACGATCAACAACGTTTTCAAGAGACCCCTGGTTGTTCTTCTCGCTTCTCTCGCCATCCGGTTCGTGGCCCACGGTATCAAGGGACCGTGGGGCTAGGAACCTGCCGGAGAACCCCATGCTGATGGAAAATCTGGGATACAATGGCACTTTGGCCCGGGCACTGAAAGAACTGGGCCTGGACGATGTCGTTCCCGGCCGCATCGTGTGGCAAAGCGCCTACGACTACCGTGTTCAGTGCGAGGAGGGGGAGGTCGCGGCCCAGGTCACAGGCAGGATCCGATCGTCAGGACTTCCCGGAGTAGGTGACTGGGTGGCCGTGCGGGCCGACCCGGACTTTGAGAAGGGGACCATCGCCGCGATCCTTCCAAGGAAAAGCGCTTTTTCCAGAAGCGCTATCGGAAGGATGGTTTCAGAGCAGGTGATCGCCGCCAATATCGACGAAGTATTCATTGTCACCGATCTGGACACCGATTTCAACCTGCGCCGCATCGAGCGGTACATCACTCTGGTCTACAACAGCGGTGCCATCCCGGTCGTTGTGCTCAACAAGACCGACCTGGCGTTGGACGTCCAGTCGGTCCTTGATGAAACGGAGGCTGTTTCTCCCGGGATCCCCGTCTACGCTGTGAGCGCCGAAGAGGGGCAGGGGATCGATCAGCTGGAAAATCGGCTGGGACACGGGAAGACGGTTGCATTTCTGGGATCGTCCGGCGTGGGCAAGTCGACCCTGATCAACTGCCTGCTGGGCGAAGAGCGCATGGAGGTTGGAGCAGTCCGGGAGGGGGACGGCAAGGGACGCCACACGACGACTCACAGAGAGCTCATCCTTTTACCGGGAGGGGGCGCCGTCATCGATACTCCCGGGATGCGGGAGATCGGGGTCTGGGGCGATGAGCAGGGACTGGCCGGAGCCTTTCCGGAGGTCGGCGACCTGGCTTCAGCGTGCCGGTTCCGGGACTGTCGTCACGAGATCGAAAAGGGGTGCGCGGTCATTGCGGCTGCCGATTCCGGTGCGATCGACTCTGACAGGCTCGAAAGCTACAGAAAGCTCAGGGCCGAGTTCGAAAACCTCGAGGTCAGGAAGGGCCGGCACGCCCGCATGGAGGAAAGGCGTGAGGGTAAAAGGTTTGCGAAGATGGTCAGAGAAGTGGAGAGGGATAATCCGAAGAGACGAAAATAAAGGGTCTGGTCTCAAGAAGTGGTACCTGTTCAACCGGGGCAGGGACTTCATCTATGCACCTGGTAGCGTGTCGAGGTTCTTCGACACCCTGCCAGTCTCCCTGCACCTGGCGGCACTTCTGCACTTGAACTCAATACCCGAATCGAAGACACAGGAACCCTCCACCAGCTAAACAGCCCCTCGACTTTCATTATCCCGATAAAATTTGTAAGTAAAAAAGATTGACAAGCCTTGTCTGTTTTAATATAGTAATGATTATTATTAGCAATAATTGGAGGGTTCGATGAGTGGACAGTCCCGGAGAATGACCCGGCAAAGAGATATGATCCTGGAGGAGGTCCGCAAAGTCCGGACACACCCCACGGCGGACGATGTTTACGAAATGGTGCGTCGGCGTCTTCCCAGGATCAGCCTGGGAACCGTTTACCGCAACCTCGACCGCCTCTCGCGGGAAGGACTCATCCTGAAGATCGAAGGGGAAGGCCAGAGGCGGTACGACGGCGACACCGGCGATCACCTCCACCTTCGCTGCGCCCGGTGCGGATGTGTCGGGGACCTTCCCCAAGCCGCACGCATACCGGCCGAGGTCCTGCGGGCCGCCAGGGCGGTGGGTTTCGCCGTGACCGGTTGTCGCGTCGAGTATCTGGGGCTGTGCGGGGAATGCGCGAAAGCCAGGAGTCAGGATCCAGGAGCCAGGACCCGGGAAGAAGCATGAAAATGAACTCTCTTCCCAAAAAGACACCAAGGCCGCCGGATCAGTTGGACCTGACCAGGGAGCGGTTCGAGGAGATTTACGAGGTCTACAACCGGCCCGAGTTCATCCATCCTGATCCCCTCGAGATGGTACTTCGCTACCATAGCCCGGCGGACCAGGATGTTGTTGGTCTCATCGCCTCTTCCCTGGCCTACGGAAAGGTGAGCCATATCCTCGCCAGCCTGGAAAAGGTTCTTCCTCTTCTGCCGCACCCGGCTCCTGACCTGGAAGGAGCCCCCCGCAGCAGTCTGAGGCATCTGTTCGACGGTTTTCGCCACCGCTGGACCAATGGAGAAGAGCTTGCGGACCTGCTTCTCGGGATCAGGATGGTCAGGGAACAGTGGGGCAGCCTTCAAGCGTGCTTTGCCTCGGGTATCAAGAATGGTGACGAGGATGTTCTGCCCGCCCTGACGGCGTTTGTCGCCCAGCTGAGGGCTGCGTCGGGCAGGAGGGACTCAAGCCTCCTGGCATGCCCCTCACGAGGGAGCGCCTGCAAAAGGAGCTTTTTGTACCTGCGCTGGATGGTGCGCAGGGACGCTGTGGATCCGGGGCCGTGGACAAGCGTGAACCCGTCGATGTGGGACGTGTCAGTGAATATTTAGTACCCCGGGCAGTTCAGTCTGCTAACCTGTAATGTGAGCCTTAAAAAACCCGAAAAGGAGAGATTGCCATGAGTCTCAAGGGAACACAGACCGAAAAGAATATCCTGGCGGCGTTTGCCGGAGAGTCACAGGCCAGGAACAGGTACACCTACTTTGCCGGCAAGGCCAGGAAAGAGGGATACAGGCAGATCGCCGAGATCTTCGAGGAGACAGCCAACCAGGAGCGGGAACATGCCAAGAAGCTCTTCAAGTATCTCGAGGGTGGCGAGGTGGAGATCACAGCCACCTTCCCGGCCGGTGTCATTGCGAGCACTGTCGAGAACCTGGCAGAGGCCGCTGGTGGAGAGAACTACGAGTGGACCGAGATGTACCCCTCCTTCGCCGGAACGGCCCGCGAAGAAGGGCTGGAGGAAATCGCTGCCGTGTTCCTGGCTATCGCAATCGCCGAAAAACAGCATGAAAAGCGATACCGGGCCCTCAAGAGAAATATCGAGGCCGGCGAAGTGTTCTCCAGGGACGAAGAGGTGACCTGGCGGTGCCTGAACTGCGGGTACGTCCACGAGGGCACCGAAGCCCCCGGGGAGTGCCCGGCATGTGACCATCCCCGGGACCACTTCGAACTGCTGTGCGAGAACTGGTAATTCTAAATTCGGTTCCCGAATTAAGAATATGGAATGCGGATACCGGAAATCAGACATCAGAAACCGGGGCGCCAAAGCGTCCCCTCGAAGGGAGAAACCGTTATGAGTACTGAAAGACTGCAGGTATACAAATGCGGAGTTTGCGGGAATATCGTGGAGGTCGTCCACCCCGCCGCCGGGGAACTGGTCTGCTGCGGGCAGCCCATGAACCTTCTCGTGGAGAACACAACCGATGCGGCGGTGGAGAAGCACGTGCCGGTCATCGAGGAGCTCGAGCACGGCGTCAAGGTGACGGTGGGAAGTGTTCCCCATCCCATGGGACAAGACCATTACATCGAGTGGATCGAGGTGGTAGCCGCTGGCAAATCGTACACGGCTTTCCTCAAGCCCGGCGATGCTCCGGAGGCGACCTTCTGCATCAAGGCCGGGGATATCACCACGGTTCGTGAGTACTGCAACCTCCATGGGCATTGGAAAAGCTGAAAAACAGTATACAGTTATCAGTGATCAGGTGATCTTGAGCCCGGAGGTCTTTCCTCCGGGCTTCGGTATTCAGGGCTGTCGGAAGAACCAGTTACCTGATTTAAGTGTCCTGAGTCGGTCCAATTTTGACAGGGTCGCAAAAAGTCCAATCCGGGATTTTTCGCTCCACGGAAAGGGAAAAGCGTCGTTTTCCCTTTCCTTACAAATCAATGACTTACGGAGTGAGTCATTGATTTGGGCGCCCCGCGCGGGGCACGTTGATGGACTTTTTGCGAGTCCATCAATTTTGACACCAGTCAAAAAGCGACAGTTTTAGGGGTGTTCAGGGCAAGGTTATCCTATGATTCGCAGGGACACTTGTTATATTGCAGCCATGAAAAGCGATTTGAGGACTACTACTGAATACTGGTTACTGATTACTCAGTACTGATTCCAAGGAGGTTCAAAATGGCTGTCAGAACGATGGTGCATATCGACGAGGACAAATGCGACGGGTGCGGATTGTGTGTGCCCGATTGTGCCGAAGGTGCATTACAGATCATCGACGGCAAGGCGAAACTGGTAAGCGACATCTACTGTGACGGACTTGGCGCCTGTCTGGGCTCCTGTCCCCGGGACGCCATCACCATGGTGAAAAGGGACGCGGACGAATACGACGAAGAGGCCGTTAACGGGCGCCTCAAGGACCTGGGCAGGGATCCCCTGTCCCATGACCACGACCATGGCCACGGGACTCAGGCCGATCCTCCCAAAGCCCAGATCGACGATCTGGCCTGCGGCTGCCCCGGCACCCTGTCACAGTCCTTCGATCGTCCCAGGCAGGGCCTGAGCCCCAGGGTCCCGGCTGCCGCCCCCGTGGCTAGCGGAGGCGGTTGTCCGGGTTCCCGTGCGCAGCAATTTGCCAGGCCGGAGGTTGCAGCGCAAGCCGCCCAGGGCAGACCGATGGCGTCGAGGCTGGGAAACTGGCCTGTGCAGATCATGCTCGTTCCCCCCAAGGCTCCTTATTTTGACGGTGCTGACCTGCTCATCGCTGCCGATTGCGCCCCCTTCGCTTACGGCGATTTTCATCGGAGGTTCATGGAGGGAAGAACCCTCCTGGTTGGCTGCCCGAAGCTGGACAACACGGATATCTATGTGGACAAGCTGACAGCCATCTTCCGGAACAACGATATCCGGTCCATCGGTGTCGTGTACATGGAGGTGCCCTGCTGCACCGGTCTGGTTCACCTCGCCAGGACCGCACTGGAGAAGAGCGGCAAGGCCATCCCCACCACACTGTACAGGATCGGGATCAAGGGCGATTTTGTGGAGGAGAGGGCCCTGGATCAGCCGGCGGCGTAGGACTCGTGCGTGCGTGAGGCGTACATGCGTAATTGCGGGGTTTCCAAAGTCCGAACAGCACAACAGGGAGGAAAATCATGGACAGGAAAAAGGCGTACGGTCTCTATGAGGCCGTCATGCTGGGAGCAGAACTGGAGGATGCGGGGTACGCTTTTTACTCGAGGGTCGCCGAGATAGCTGTTGATTACCGGGTCAAGAACCTTTTCGCGCATCTTGCCGATGCGGAGAAAGAACATAAAAGGGTCATCCTGGAGGATATCGAGCCCCTTTTCACACCTGAATGGTACCGTGAAGAGGACCATCAGATGATGGCTGACTACCTTCACAGTGTGGAGAAACAGCCGATCTTTCCTTCGCCTGACCATGCGGAGGAGTTTGCCGGAGCCACCTCGGACCCGGTGACGGCCGTGGATGTCGGGATACTCGCGGAGGAGCGTGCTATCGAATATTTCGGCATGCTCCGGGATGCGAGCCAGGACCAGGAGGGGAAGGACGTTTTTCATCGCCTGCATCTGGAAGAGATCAAGCACCTGCAGCTTCTTCAGGACCTGAAAAAGGAGATCTGAAGCGTTAGTACTTAGGGAACCCCCCCGGCTTTGCCGGGGGTACGTGACTTAATGGGAGGGGGAGGAGGTAGAATGTATGGCTGATAAACGTGAGGCCCATGTGGAGGCCCTCCAGATTGCTATGGACACCGAGAAGAAGGGGTGCAAGTTCTACAGGATCGCCGCAAAAAGCAGCAGCGACCCCCAGGCAAGGGAGGTATTCAAACACCTCGCTGACGACGAGATCGAACACATGGGTGCGTTCGCCACCCTGTACGAGTCGCTCCTGAACGACGAGCCCTGGATGACCTACGAGGAGGCTGCGGCCCGGTTCGGGGATACACCCCCCGAGGACATCATCTTCCTTGAGGTCCCCGAGGAGGCCCAGGAGGGGTTCGAT
This genomic interval from bacterium contains the following:
- a CDS encoding cytochrome b5 domain-containing protein — its product is MKPEKLHYHGGSGTNLSINPGSALVAKTIFFITLAIFLFSASPAMATEDYAAETGQGCPVCHISASGGGGLTQAGESYSEDPGNWRPPVSSGRKTPVYLRIAHVVVLYGHLFFGIIWIGTIFYVHLVLKPRYALGGLPRSELRLAWMSMPILAVSGVLLTFWRLRLAPGLFSSLFGKLLLVKMAVFGLMVSSAAFVTLYVGPRLKALAAMHGPVEDEPGKDRYTLEELRDHDGAQGQRVFIAANGKVYDVSSSPMWKGGTHARRHKAGADLTEFLKDAPHESNVLDRYEMVGELDVKTAQVPAVVRIFTVNAYFNLIGCFVIILVLVLWRW
- a CDS encoding aldo/keto reductase, giving the protein MEMEYVTVPGTDMQISRVGLGTWAIGGWMWGGTDKRESINTIHRAVEMGITLIDTAPVYGFGKSEEIVGKALKGLDRDKVIVATKVGLEWKENKVFRNSTGERIRLEVEDSLRRLDVDVIDLYQVHWPDPLVAREETAEQMQRLVEEGKIRAVGVSNYSPEEMASFSREARLSTAQPPYNLFERGIEADVLPWCQENGVALLTYGALCRGLLSGRMRPDTEFSGDDLRKWDPKFKQPRFGQYLEAVTRLNSLARERYGKTVMALAVRWILDRGVEIALWGGRHPGQLDAVEEAFGWSLTEEDMAVIDTILSETVTDPVGPEFMAPPTRKK
- a CDS encoding cytochrome b5 domain-containing protein, producing the protein MKLSQTQKMILLAALAFSLFSVSSALATTDYAAKTGQGCSVCHISASGGGSLTPAGESYGEDPGNWQPPVSSGKKISLYLRIAHGVILYAHFFFGIIWIGTILYVHLVLKPRYALGGLPRSELRLAWVSMPAVALSGVLLTIWRVHLAPGIFSTVFGKLLLVKITVFGLMLSSATFVTLYIGPRLRALAAAHRAVEDEPGKDRYSLEELRDHDGSRGGRILVAAHGKVYDVSASHLWRGGMHAGRHKAGEDLTGYLNDAPHGPDVLDRYEKAGALVRATGKVPPVVRIFTVNAYFNLMGCFLIILVMVLWRW
- a CDS encoding GNAT family N-acetyltransferase, whose protein sequence is MSKVQPKVGITFRAMRPGEEMEVCHLVHSSFDHSVAAAFTKRGQGNFKKYAEPEEMARRVREGHFVLLALADGHIAGMIEMRHYRHVSLFFVGPELQGRGIGEELLERAIELSRSVNPHLGSVTVNSSPNARGAYERMGFTGTGREQDINGVRSVPMRKVL
- the rsgA gene encoding ribosome small subunit-dependent GTPase A; translation: MLMENLGYNGTLARALKELGLDDVVPGRIVWQSAYDYRVQCEEGEVAAQVTGRIRSSGLPGVGDWVAVRADPDFEKGTIAAILPRKSAFSRSAIGRMVSEQVIAANIDEVFIVTDLDTDFNLRRIERYITLVYNSGAIPVVVLNKTDLALDVQSVLDETEAVSPGIPVYAVSAEEGQGIDQLENRLGHGKTVAFLGSSGVGKSTLINCLLGEERMEVGAVREGDGKGRHTTTHRELILLPGGGAVIDTPGMREIGVWGDEQGLAGAFPEVGDLASACRFRDCRHEIEKGCAVIAAADSGAIDSDRLESYRKLRAEFENLEVRKGRHARMEERREGKRFAKMVREVERDNPKRRK
- a CDS encoding transcriptional repressor, giving the protein MSGQSRRMTRQRDMILEEVRKVRTHPTADDVYEMVRRRLPRISLGTVYRNLDRLSREGLILKIEGEGQRRYDGDTGDHLHLRCARCGCVGDLPQAARIPAEVLRAARAVGFAVTGCRVEYLGLCGECAKARSQDPGARTREEA
- a CDS encoding DUF2400 family protein translates to MKMNSLPKKTPRPPDQLDLTRERFEEIYEVYNRPEFIHPDPLEMVLRYHSPADQDVVGLIASSLAYGKVSHILASLEKVLPLLPHPAPDLEGAPRSSLRHLFDGFRHRWTNGEELADLLLGIRMVREQWGSLQACFASGIKNGDEDVLPALTAFVAQLRAASGRRDSSLLACPSRGSACKRSFLYLRWMVRRDAVDPGPWTSVNPSMWDVSVNI
- a CDS encoding rubrerythrin family protein codes for the protein MSLKGTQTEKNILAAFAGESQARNRYTYFAGKARKEGYRQIAEIFEETANQEREHAKKLFKYLEGGEVEITATFPAGVIASTVENLAEAAGGENYEWTEMYPSFAGTAREEGLEEIAAVFLAIAIAEKQHEKRYRALKRNIEAGEVFSRDEEVTWRCLNCGYVHEGTEAPGECPACDHPRDHFELLCENW
- a CDS encoding desulfoferrodoxin — encoded protein: MSTERLQVYKCGVCGNIVEVVHPAAGELVCCGQPMNLLVENTTDAAVEKHVPVIEELEHGVKVTVGSVPHPMGQDHYIEWIEVVAAGKSYTAFLKPGDAPEATFCIKAGDITTVREYCNLHGHWKS
- a CDS encoding 4Fe-4S binding protein encodes the protein MAVRTMVHIDEDKCDGCGLCVPDCAEGALQIIDGKAKLVSDIYCDGLGACLGSCPRDAITMVKRDADEYDEEAVNGRLKDLGRDPLSHDHDHGHGTQADPPKAQIDDLACGCPGTLSQSFDRPRQGLSPRVPAAAPVASGGGCPGSRAQQFARPEVAAQAAQGRPMASRLGNWPVQIMLVPPKAPYFDGADLLIAADCAPFAYGDFHRRFMEGRTLLVGCPKLDNTDIYVDKLTAIFRNNDIRSIGVVYMEVPCCTGLVHLARTALEKSGKAIPTTLYRIGIKGDFVEERALDQPAA
- a CDS encoding ferritin family protein, coding for MDRKKAYGLYEAVMLGAELEDAGYAFYSRVAEIAVDYRVKNLFAHLADAEKEHKRVILEDIEPLFTPEWYREEDHQMMADYLHSVEKQPIFPSPDHAEEFAGATSDPVTAVDVGILAEERAIEYFGMLRDASQDQEGKDVFHRLHLEEIKHLQLLQDLKKEI
- a CDS encoding ferritin family protein, which encodes MADKREAHVEALQIAMDTEKKGCKFYRIAAKSSSDPQAREVFKHLADDEIEHMGAFATLYESLLNDEPWMTYEEAAARFGDTPPEDIIFLEVPEEAQEGFDDLKALEEALEFEKKAVAFYTERAEAEKEGKARAFYRSLVEIEGAHVQIVQAEIDSLSGSGFWLGYQEISLED